A part of Toxotes jaculatrix isolate fToxJac2 chromosome 24, fToxJac2.pri, whole genome shotgun sequence genomic DNA contains:
- the fmnl2b gene encoding formin-like protein 2, whose protein sequence is MGNAESMESQLAVIRSRAAPVRLPMPDPAELEERFSIALNSMNLPPDKVRLLRSYDNEKKWELICDQERFQVKNPPHTYIQKLRGFLDPAVTRKKFRRRVQESTQTLRELEISLRTNHIGWVREFLNEENRGLDVLVEYLSFAQYAVTFDGEQSEAGGEASSIDSPWSRSIEDLHGDCSLPSPSSSAPRAARHSISSTLVTRSNTLPSRRTLKNSRLVCKKDDVHVCIMCLRAIMNYQYGFNMVMSHPHAVNEIALSLNNRNPRTKALVLELLAAVCLVRGGHEIILSAFDNFKTVCSESMRFEKLMEHFKNEDDNIDFLVACMQFINIVVHSVEDMNFRVHLQYDFTKLNLDEHLERLKHTESDRLQVQIQAYLDNVFDVGTLLEDAETKTAALERVEELEESLGTMSERVLDVENEAMLKIVELEKQLMQTNKELDHLREVYASASSQVHTLRRIVREKDQTIRRQSRLERQAQDVQQAGGPGAPQPQRGEGDGGVADSASPSPPPCPNLSPSPETVAFHNIGPVMGGAPGTPAPPPPPPPPPPPPMPDTGSNGPYPPPPAPPPPPPPPPCRTSELSSSVPMAPPPPPAAPPLPGSGGSPTVIFNSGLAEGPLKLFSVKIKKPIQTKFRMPVLNWVALKPSQINGTVFNDIDDEAILQNLDVEEFEELFKTKAQGPAVDLTLSRQKLPQKAPSKVSLLEANRAKNLAITLRKAGQGSEVICRAIHTFDLRTVRVDFVECLMRFLPTETEVKQLRQYERDRKPLEALSDEDRFMMQFSRIERLGQRMSIMTFMGNFADNVQMLTPQLHAMIAAAVSIKSSQKLKKILEIILALGNYMNSSKRGAVYGFKLQSLDLLLETKSTDRKQTLLHYMANVVREKYPAVSLFYNELHYVDKAAAVSLENVLCDVKELQRGMELTWREFSVQHNATLKDFISRNESRLNKLQEDARIAQDAFEDVVKFFGESSKTMPPSVFFPIFVRFIKAYRAAEEENEQRRRQEQMLLEKLEQEEQQEEEETKSPSHRGKRQQQELITELRRRQGKDSRHVYEGKDGAIEDIITALKTVPFTARSAKRSSRFFCDPAHTEEHY, encoded by the exons ATGGGTAACGCAGAGAGCATGGAGAGCCAGCTGGCCGTGATCCGGTCCAGAGCCGCACCGGTTCGACTCCCGATGCCGGACCCGGCCGAGCTGGAGGAGAGGTTCTCCATCGCACTG aactCCATGAACCTGCCTCCTGATAAGGTGCGTCTGCTGCGTTCCTACGACAATGAGAAGAAGTGGGAGCTTATCTGTGATCAG GAGAGATTCCAGGTGAAGAATCCTCCACACACCTACATCCAGAAGCTGCGAGGCTTCCTCGACCCGGCTGTCACACGCAAG AAGTTCAGAAGGAGAGTCCAGGAGTCGACTCAGACACTCAGAGAGCTCGAAATTTCTCTTCGTACCAACCACATCgg GTGGGTCAGAGAGTTTCTGAACGAGGAGAATCGCGGTCTCGATGTTCTGGTCGAGTACCTTTCCTTCGCTCAGTACGCCGTCAC GTTTGACGGAGAGCAGTCCGAGGCCGGAGGCGAGGCCTCGTCCATCGACTCTCCCTGGAGTCGGTCCATAGAGGATCTCCATGGCGACTGCAGCCTCCCCTCCCCATCGTCCTCTGCCCCGCGAGCAGCTCGACACTCCATCAG TTCGACTCTGGTGACTCGCTCCAACACGCTGCCGAGTCGTCGAACTCTGAAGAACTCGCGACTCGTCTGTAAGAAAGACGACGTTCACGTTTGTATCATGTGTCTGAGAGCCATCATGAACTACCAG TACGGTTTCAACATGGTGATGTCACATCCTCATGCTGTCAACGAAATCGCCCTGAGCCTCAACAACAGGAACCCGAG GACGAAGGCTCTGGTGTTGGAGCTGTTAGCCGCCGTGTGTTTGGTCAGAGGAGGACACGAGATCATCCTGTCGGCCTTCGACAACTTCAAAACC GTGTGCTCAGAGTCGATGCGTTTCGAGAAGTTAATGGAACATTTCAAGAACGAAGACGACAACATCGACTTCCTG GTGGCCTGCATGCAGTTCATTAATATCGTGGTCCATTCAGTGGAGGACATGAACTTCAGAGTCCACCTGCAGTACGACTTCACCAAACTCAACCTGGATGAACACCTGGAG AGGCTGAAGCACACAGAGAGCGACAGGCTGCAGGTGCAGATTCAGGCGTACCTTGACAACGTGTTCGACGTCGGGACGCTGCTGGAGGACGCCGAGACCAAAACCGCTGCTTTGGAGAGAGTCGAGGAACTGGAGGAGAGCCTGGGCAcg atgTCAGAGCGCGTGTTGGACGTGGAGAATGAAGCGATGCTGAAGATCGTTGAATTGGAGAAACAGCTGATGCAAACCAACAAGGAGCTGGACCACCTCCGG GAGGTGTACGCCAGCGCCAGCTCCCAGGTGCACACCCTGCGGCGGATCGTTCGAGAAAAGGACCAGACGATCCGCCGTCAGAGTCGTCTGGAGCGCCAGGCTCAGGACGTCCAGCAAGCCGGAGGACCTGGAGCTCCACAAccccagagaggagagggggacgGGGGGGTGGCTGACTCCGCCTCCCCCTCACCTCCACCGTGTCCTAACCTGTCCCCCAG CCCAGAGACCGTAGCCTTTCACAACATTGGACCAGTGATGGGTGGAGCTCCAGGCACGCCggccccaccccctcctcctcctcctcctcctccaccaccaatGCCAGACACAG GGTCCAACGGGCCGTACCCTCCTCCCCCcgctcctccccctccccctccgccACCCCCCTGTCGGACCAGtgagctctcctcctctgttcccatggcccctccccctcccccagctgccccccccctcccaggGTCAGGGGGGTCACCGACGGTCATCTTTAACTCCGGACTCGCAG AGGGTCCACTCAAGCTATTCT CAGTGAAGATAAAGAAGCCGATCCAGACCAAGTTCAGGATGCCGGTGTTAAACTGGGTCGCTCTGAAGCCAAGTCAGATCAACGGGACGGTCTTCAATGACATTGATGACGAGGCCATCCTGCAG aACCTGGACGTCGAGGAGTTTGAGGAGCTGTTTAAGACGAAGGCTCAGGGTCCAGCCGTGGACTTGACCCTGTCCAGACAGAAACTTCCTCAGAAAGCTCCGTCCAAAGTTTCTCTGCTGGAGGCCAACAGAGCCAAAAACCTGGCCATCACCCTGAGGAAGGCCGgccaggggtcagaggtcatctgCCGAGCCATCCACAC GTTCGACCTGCGGACGGTCCGGGTCGACTTCGTGGAGTGTCTGATGCGTTTCCTGCCGACGGAGACCGAGGTGAAGCAGCTGCGACAGTACGAACGGGACAGGAAACCTCTGGAGGCTCTGAGCGACGAAGACCGGTTCATGATGCAGTTCAGTCGAATCGAGAGACTCGGTCAGCGTATGTCCATCATGACCTTCATGGGCAACTTCGCCGACAACGTCCAGATGTTAACTCCG caACTCCACGCCATGATCGCCGCCGCGGTTTCTATCAAATCCTCTCAGAAGCTCAAAAAGATCCTGGAg ATCATCTTGGCTCTGGGGAACTACATGAACAGCAGCAAGAGAGGAGCAGTGTACGGGTTcaagctgcagagtctggacctg ctcctGGAGACAAAGTCgactgacaggaaacagacGTTGCTTCATTACATGGCTAACGTGGTGAGAGAGAAATATCCTGCAGTGTCTCTGTTTTATAACGAGCTTCACTACGTGGACAAAGCTGCTGCAG tgagtcTGGAGAACGTGCTGTGCGATGTGAAGGAGCTGCAGCGCGGCATGGAACTCACCTGGAGAGAGTTCAGCGTTCAACACAATGCGACGCTCAAAGACTTCATCAGCAGGAACGAATCACGGCTCAACAAACTGCAGGAGGACGCGCGCATCGCACAG GACGCGTTTGAAGACGTGGTGAAGTTCTTTGGAGAGAGCTCCAAGACGATGCCGCCCTCCGTCTTCTTCCCTATCTTTGTTCGCTTCATCAAAGCGTACAGG GCGGCCGAGGAGGAGAACGAGCAGAGGAGGCGTCAGGAGCAGATGCTGCTGGAGAaactggagcaggaggagcagcaggaggaggaggagacaaag tCTCCGTCCCACAGGGGGAagcggcagcagcaggagctgatCACAGAACTGAGACGACGACAAGGAAAAGACAGTCGCCATGTTTATGAAGGGAAAGACGGAGCGATAGAGGACATCATCACAG CTCTGAAGACCGTCCCCTTCACTGCTCGATCGGCCAAACGTAGCTCTCGCTTTTTCTGTGACCCCGCCCACACCGAGGAGCACTactaa
- the LOC121178214 gene encoding cyclin-dependent kinase 5 activator 2-like, with translation MGTVLSLSPGARKAASRGPEKLVELAVQKPVEAREEEEEEDAKKKKKKKKKKKKRHPVLLHALRWKKRLVAARAKRKGGKKVNPGVSDPGHVHREQAVTDDRHRALKAGQRHGPIPVPVPTVPEQKQKQDRPDLIISPRRVVVQASTGELLRCLSDFLCRRCIKLKDLSSNHVVLWFRNVDRALLVQGWQDQCFISPAGLVFVYLLCREAVDEDTSSQQELHATFLTCLYLAYSYLGNEISYPLKPFLVEYSRDAFWERALELIERLSADMLRINADPHFFTEVFQDLKKQGGVRRREREEE, from the exons ATGGGAACggtgctgtctctgtctccggGTGCGCGGAAAGCCGCGTCTCGTGGGCCGGAAAAGCTCGTGGAACTCGCGGTGCAAAAGCCGGTGGAGGCccgcgaggaggaggaggaggaggacgcgaagaagaagaagaagaagaagaagaagaagaagaaacgtCACCCAGTGCTGCTGCACGCGCTCAGGTGGAAGAAACGGCTCGTGGCCGCGCGAGCGAAGAGGAAGGGCGGGAAGAAGGTGAATCCAGGGGTGTCCGATCCCGGACACGTGCATCGGGAGCAGGCGGTCACCGACGACCGCCACAGAGCGCTAAAGGCCGGACAGAGGCACGGACCCATCCCGGTACCCGTCCCCACGGTCCCCgagcagaagcagaagcaggaCAGGCCGGACCTGATCATCTCACCGCGGAGGGTAGTGGTACAG GCGTCCACCGGTGAGCTGCTTCGTTGTctttctgattttctgtgtcGTCGTTGCATCAAGCTGAAGGACCTGTCGTCCAATCATGTCGTCCTGTGGTTCAGAAACGTGGACCGAGCGCTGCTGGTTCAAGGCTGGCAG gACCAGTGCTTCATCAGTCCTGCCGGTCTGGTCTTTGTGTACTTGCTGTGTCGAGAGGCGGTGGACGAGGACACGTCTTCGCAGCAGGAGCTTCATGCCACCTTCCTCACCTGCCTGTACCTGGCCTACTCCTACCTGGGTAATGAGATCTCATATCCCCTCAAACCTTTCCTTGTGGAGTACAGCCGtgatgcattctgggaacggGCACTGGAGCTGATCGAACGCCTGAGTGCCGACATGCTCCGAATCAACGCCGACCCGCACTTCTTCACTGAGGTGTTTCAGGACCTGAAGAAGCAGGGGGGAGTGAGgcggagggagagggaggaggag
- the LOC121178044 gene encoding peripheral plasma membrane protein CASK-like, with protein sequence MSDALTELWLERKKRKTHSAEPRAQSRRRGRRLIQYAQITSLCAAGLKGEFCSSQAGRFWSCNTAGRVWLGGWRSGWYSPLHGPRGGEEVTVDVWGCGVILFILLSGCLPFYGTKERLFEAIIKGKYKMNPRQWAHISESAKDLVRRMLMLDPAERITVYEALNHPWLKERDRYAYKIHLPETVEQLRKFNARRKLKGAVLAAVSSHKFNSYYGDPPEELHDFSDDPTSSGKSDSRLEEEGSKVIMVK encoded by the exons ATGAGCGACGCACTTACAGAACTGTGGCTCGAGCGTAAGAAAAGGAAGACCCACAGTGCAGAGCCACGAGcccaaagcagaagaagagggagacgACTGATACAGTATGCACAGATCA cctcactgtGTGCTGCTGGCCTCAAAGGAGAATTCTGCTCCAGTCAAGCTGGGAGGTTTTGGAGTTGCAATACAGCTGGGAGAGTCTGGCTTGGTGGCTGGAG GTCAGGTTGGTACTCCCCACTTCATGGCCCCAGAGGTGGTGAAGAGGTCACAGTAGATGTGTGGGGATGTGGAgtcatcctcttcatcctcctgtcTGGCTGCCTGCCTTTCTACGGCACCAAGGAGCGCTTGTTTGAGGCTATCATTAAGGGCAAGTACAAG ATGAACCCGCGCCAGTGGGCCCACATCTCAGAGAGCGCCAAAGACCTGGTGAGACGCATGCTGATGCTGGACCCTGCTGAGAGAATCACCGTCTACGAGGCCCTCAACCACCCCTGGCTGAAG gagaggGACAGGTATGCCTACAAGATCCACCTGCCTGAAACAGTGGAACAGCTGAGGAAGTTCAACGCCAGGAGGAAGCTGAAG GGTGCAGTTCTCGCTGCTGTTTCCAGCCACAAGTTTAATTCCTATTATGGCGACCCCCCAGAGGAGCTGCACGACTTCTCAGATGATCCCACCTCCTCAGGTAAATCAGACAGCAGGTTGGAGGAAGAGGGCAGTAAAGTAATAATGGTGAAGTAG
- the rgn gene encoding regucalcin translates to MSSVEVECVVKASAVLGEGPVWEESEQTLLFVDIVGQKIHRWTPLTNEIQSVKTGDTVGFAVPRRCGGYVAGVGRSIVAVDWSTQAMTSLVEVDEDKPNNRLNDGKVDPIGRLLAGTMGKEQRPTEVQKQQGSLFSLTSDLTVTRHLSQVDISNGLDWSLDQKTFFYIDSLSLTVDAFDYDSNSGRLGNRRVVYRMEEGEGFPDGMTVDAEGRLWVACYSGGRVINIDPATGVRLQTVSLPVTKTTSCCFGGPGYCDLYVTSASLGLSESDSGSQPLAGHVFRVRGLGVRGRPSNSFSG, encoded by the exons ATGTCATCAGTGGAAGTGGAGTGCGTGGTGAAAGCGAGCGCTGTGCTTGGTGAAGGCCCAGTGTGGGAGGAGTCAGAACAAACGTTGCTGTTTGTCGACATTGTTGGTCAGAAAATCCACCGCTGGACTCCACTGACCAATGAGATCCAGTCTGTGAAGACAG gtgACACGGTGGGCTTTGCTGTTCCTCGTAGGTGTGGTGGTTATGTAGCAGGTGTAGGTCGCAGCATCGTGGCTGTTGATTGGTCGACTCAGGCGATGACCTCTCTGGTTGAGGTCGATGAGGACAAACCAAACAATCGACTGAATGACGGGAAGGTCGATCCGATCGGTCGGCTGCTGGCAG GTACGATGGGGAAGGAGCAGCGACCTACGGAGGTTCAGAAACAACAAGggtctctgttctctctgacctctgacctcactgtGACCAGACACCTGAGCCAG GTGGACATATCTAACGGGCTGGACTGGTCTTTGGATCAGAAGACATTTTTCTACATCGACAGTTTGTCTCTGACCGTGGACGCCTTCGACTATGACTCAAACAGCGGACGCCTCG GTAACCGCCGTGTGGTTTATCGtatggaggagggggaggggtttCCTGACGGCATGACAGTTGATGCTGAAGGTCGTCTCTGGGTCGCCTGTTACAGCGGAGGACGAGTCATCAACATTGACCCTGCTACTG GTGTACGGCTGCAGACGGTCTCTCTCCCGGTGACAAAaaccacttcctgttgtttCGGAGGACCAGGCTACTGTGACCTCTACGTGACCTCGGCTAGTCTGGGCCTCAGCGAGTCGGACAGCGGGTCGCAGCCGCTGGCCGGACACGTCTTCAGG gTGAGAGGACTCGGGGTCAGAGGTCGACCTTCAAACTCATTCTCAGGATGA